The DNA sequence ACACTCTTCTTTGGTATGACCAATATCCCCATGATATTCACACCGCTTATTTGGATCCCTCTTGCGCCTCGCATGTTTCATAGGTCTTGGCTCGCTAAAAATGACTTCATGTACATGCGCGAGGTAGATATTTTCGCGAGTTTCATTGAGCTCGgtatattcaacataaagagggatatattttttggttttcttATCCTTGGGTAGCCTTTTAGAATCGTCTTTTCTCCTTGATCCTGAGGCTTCCGAATCAAGTTCTCCAACAGTACCATGCATCGGTTGTCTTTTGAGTTTCATGACTTGATGCCCTCTGAACTTATTCTCCAACTCGTTCATTCGcaaatcaggtgagcccgtgccacaacttGACACTAATATATCGCATCATCTAATTAGACGATCTCGTACCTACGCTTGGTACTCATCATATGCCACTGATGCCCGTACCTTTGGTTAGTACGTAGCCAGAtttattgcatcacctaatcagatgAGCCCATATATCGTGTCCATAGTATCATTACATTATCATTGCCTAATCAGACAATCGATAATTTCAGAACCTGTCATGCCATGTGGtacattatacttttcttacctcaagttccGAATCAGGTATGTTGGCCGACCTGCTTAGAGAACAGTCGATAATCTCGAGCCCTTAAGCTTCCCCGCTCTGAGAATTCGCTATCttgctactaccagagcttagatcgctaagttttggattgaaaatcaaagaaaatagatATAGGAGGAGAATGTTTTGTGGAAGGGGAGGAACGAAGGTTCGTTCTACTCTGTTCTCTGTTCGAATGTTTTATTATCTTAttattaagttatatatataaaacttaaTATCACTAGTTTTACTTACTTTTTTAacgttaatattattataataataatgatataatattaattaaaattttattattaataattatcttatcgTTTCTTAATTACTAAGAACTaagaaacttttacttctagGGCGCTACATTAAATCCTACATACTCCTAATTACCCAAATACCTACATTATTAACTTATCACAATATTCCCATTAATTCTATCAATTAAGTCTGTTATGACATTTTTGGCCCCTAATCGAGTCTCCAAGATCGCCAAACCTgaagatatttttctttcacaaagagttcatattacattcacacatgctatataaatctctgtaatttaaatagcaaatttaaaattttatgttgaaatagattattaggatcataatcccacttattacctcgttaactcataatataaatataaaccttaattattaattattaagcttattgggatattacaaccatcccctccatataagaatttcgtcctcgaaatttacctgaataaCTCGGAATACAGCTcacgcatctgcgactctaattctCTAGTCGCTTCCTCAACTTTACTACTCTTCCATAGGACTTTAACTAGAGGGATCGTTTTATTTCGAAGTACTTTCTCCTTTCTGTCTAAGATCTTGATAGGTTGTTCATTATAAGATAAGTGTGTCTGGAGCTCATTATCATCGTAACTCAAAACATGTGTCGGATCTGGCACGTACgttctcaacatagagatatGGAAGACATTATGCACCCCGAATAACGCGGGTGGTAAAGCTAATCGATAGGCCACCTGACCTATCCGCTCCAATATCTCAAAAGGGTCGATGTATCTAGggctcaactttcctttctttccAAATCTACGCACCCCTTTTATAGGTGATATTCGAAGAAATACAGAGTCTCCCACTTGAAATTCGatatctctacgctttggatcagaGTAGCATTTCTGTCTACTTTgcgaagcaagcatacgagttTGAATCTTTTCAATGGCTTCACTGGTCCTTTAGACCAATTTAGGTCCAAGATAACGTCTCTCTCCAGCCTCA is a window from the Cannabis sativa cultivar Pink pepper isolate KNU-18-1 chromosome 1, ASM2916894v1, whole genome shotgun sequence genome containing:
- the LOC133035224 gene encoding uncharacterized protein LOC133035224, producing MLASQSRQKCYSDPKRRDIEFQVGDSVFLRISPIKGVRRFGKKGKLSPRYIDPFEILERIGQVAYRLALPPALFGVHNVFHISMLRTYVPDPTHVLSYDDNELQTHLSYNEQPIKILDRKEKVLRNKTIPLVKVLWKSSKVEEATRELESQMRELYSELFR